A window of Candidatus Sulfotelmatobacter sp. genomic DNA:
CATCAGCAGGTTCTCGAGCGTCTGCCCGTGCGCGGTGCCGATCAGCTGCACGCCGCGCTCGGCGATCGTGCGGGCCGCGAAGGCTTCCGCCTCAGTGCCGATCTCGTCGATGACGATCACCTGCGGCATGTGGTTCTCGACCGCTTCGATCATCACGTTGTGCTGCAGGTGCGGATCCGGAACGGGCATGCGGCGCGAGTGACCGATGCCGGAGTGCGGTACGTCGCCGTCGCCGGCGATCTCGTTCGAGGTGTCGACGATCACGACGCGCTTGCGGTCTTCGGCCAGGACGCGCGCGCACTCGCGCAGCATCGTCGTCTTGCCGACGCCGGGCCGTCCGAGCAGACAGATCGACTTACCGCTGCGCACGACGTCGAGCACGATGTCGATCGTGCCGTACACCGCCCTGCCGACGCGACACGTCAGTCCGACGATGCGTCCCGTGCGATTGCGAATCGCGCTGATACGGTGCAGGGTCTGCTCGATCCCGGCTCGATTGTCGCCGCCGAACGGCGAGAGTCGGGACACCACGTGCGCGATATCTTCCGCGGTCACCGGCGTCTCGCCCAGGAACACGAAATCGTCCTCGAAACGTGCTTCCGGCGCGCGGCCGAGATCGAGCACGACTTCGATGACGCGTTCGAGGTGGGGGAGACGGACGAGCGCTTGGCGGATCCCGAGGGGGAAGATATCGAGGAGCTGCGTCAGCTCCCGGTTCGGCACGAAGGACTCGGCGTTAACGGCCAACGTGTCTCCTCGTCGACGTCTGATTTTCTGGCCGCCGCTCCCGTCGCCGGAAGTCGCGACGGGAATGAGCCTTCCGCTCCGGCGGGTCGATTACCTGGAGCATCGTCATTTCGCATACCCGGCTTGAGCCCGAACGTTTCGGCGGTCGCCCCGTGCCCGAGGAAGCGCGCGGACCGCGCGCGCCGGCCGGCGAACGCGCGCCGGTATGCCGCGCCGTTATTTCGAAGACTACGTCCCCGGCTCGTCCGCCGAGCTGGGCGCGCTGACCGTCGACCAGGACGAGATCATCGAGTTCGCCCGACGCTACGATCCGCAGCCGTTTCACACCGATCCCGAGGCGGCGAAGGCGACGCCGTACGGCGGCCTGATCGCCAGCGGCTGGCACACCTCGGCGATGATGATGCGGATGGTCGTCGAGCACTTCGTCGACGGAGAGACCAGTCTGGGCTCGCCCGGACTGGGCCCGATTCGCTGGCTGCGTCCGGTCCGGCCGGGCGACGTCCTGCGCGTGCGCGCAACCGTGCTCGAGGCGCGCCGTTCGCAGAGCAAACCCGACCGCGGCACGATCACGATCGAGGTCGACGTCGTCAATCAGAACGACGAGGTCGTGATGAAGGTCGAGAACTGGCTGGCGATCATCCAGACGCGACCGGCGTAGCCGTCAGCGCGCGCAGCGCCGCGTCGTACTCGCGGACGAGCCGCGCGACCAGCTCGGCGGCGGTCGGCACGCGGTCGACCACGCCGATCCCTTGACCCGAGCCCCAGATGTCGCGCCAGGCCTTGGCCTCGCGCGTCGAGCCGAAGTTCATCGCCGACGGATCGCTGAGCGGCAAGTTGTCCGGGTCGAGACCGGCGCGTTCGATCGACGCGCGCAGATAGTTGCCGTGCACGCCGGTGAACAGGTTGGTGTAGACGATGTCGGCCGCGCTCGAGGCGACGATCGTGTCCTTGTACTCGGCCGGCGCGTGCGCTTCGGCGGTGGCGATGAAGGCCGAGCCCACGTAGGCCAGGTCGGCGCCCATCGCGCGCGCCGCCAGCACCGAGCGGCCGTTGGCGATCGCGCCCGAGAGCGCGAGCGGGCCGTCGAACCAGGCCCGGATCTCTTGCACCAGCGCGAACGGTGACCAGGTCCCGGCGTGGCCGCCGGCGCCCGCGGCGACGGCGATCAGCCCGTCGGCGCCCTTTTCGATCGCCTTGCGCGCGAAGGTGTCGTTGATGACGTCGTGCAGCACGATGCCGCCGTAGGAGTGGATCGCCTCGTTGACCTCGGGCCGCGCGCCCAGCGAGGTGATGACGACCGGCACCCGGTGCTCGACGACGACCTGCAGGTCGTGCATCAGCCGGTCGTTCGACTTGTGGACGATCAGGTTGACGGCGTGCGGCGCCGACGGGCGCTCCGGATGCGCGGCGTCGTGCGCGGCGCGCGCTTCCTCGATGCGGCTCAACCACTCACTGAAGAGCGGGGCCGGCCGAGCGTTGAGCGAGGGGAAGGCGCCGACCACGCCCGCCGTGCACTGCGCGATGACCAGGTCGGGCTGCGAGATGATGAACAGCGGTGCCCCGATGACGGGGACCGCGAGCCGAGCGGGCTCGAGCGCGCCGGAGAGCATGCGCTCTCGTTGCGCGCCTCCGCTCGCCGTCCTGCTATCCGGCTTGTCGGGCCTCGCTGCGTAAGGTTCGCAGCGAATCGGCGTACGCGCCGAACCACAAATCGAGCAGCTCCGCGTCGGAGGCCTGGCGCATCCGCGGATCGCCGGCGGCCGCGGTACGCAGCACGCCGAGAATACGCCGGTTGCTCAAACGACCGAACTTATACCGAAGGGTGCGCCGAGCCACCTCGCGCGCGTCCTCTCGGAGCACCTGATCGAACCCATTGACGGAGAAATCCATCGCGGGCCTCCTTCCGCGACCGTATCGTGTCGCCACCCGCGCGACGATACGTCATTGAATACCCTTTCTTCCGCAAAGGCAGCCTGGTTCCCGCAGCGGGGCCGTTCAGCTTCGGCCAAACCGGCGGTTGCGGAGCGTCCATACAGCCGAACGAGCGGTCACTTGTACGAGCGCACCAGCACCTTCGAGGCGTTGGCGGAGGCCCAGGTCAGCGCCGTGGAGCCGGCCGGATAGCCGTTCTGCTTGAGGATGTAAGCGAGCGCGGCGACGTACTGGTCGTGCGAGAGGCTGCCCGGGTCGTTGAACGGCATGTTGGTGGTGATGTACCCGAACATGTCGCCGACCGTCAGGTGGGTCTTGGTGCCCAGCGTGGTCAGGTTCGGGCCGGAGAGCGGCGGGCCGGCCCCGCCTTCGAGCGCGGCGCCGTGACAGAGGGCGCACTTGCCGGCATAGACGGCGGCGCCGGTCGCGGCCTGACCGGCCGTGTAGAGCGCCGGGGCCGCCGGAGCGGCGCCGCTTCCGCTGGGCCGGAGCAGTGCGCCGGTCAAGAGGGCTGCAGACGAAAGGGCCGCGACCAGCGCGGCCCGGGAGAACTGGGACAATGCGTACTCCTCGGGGAGGGGGCGTTCAGCGCGAGACCTGCGCGTACAGCTCGTCGAGATCTTCGAGCATGTTGAGGGTGACGGCGTCGTTGATGGAGCCGTCCTTCACGCCCGAGGCGCTGCGCATGTTGCCGGCCAGATCCGGCGCGTGGTTGTATCCGAAGATCGCGTCGTTGTGCGCTTGGATCTTCTCCTTGCTGAGCGTGCCGCCGTTCTGGTCGACGACCCACTGTTCGAACTGGACGTACGTCGGCTTGCGCGTCTTGATGTACTCGATCACACGATCGCGGTTCAGGCCGAGCCCGTCGATCGTCATTTGGTCGAAGCCTTTGCCGCACGAGTCGTAGTCGTCGGGTAACACGCCGGCGTTCGCGAGCGTGAGCTTTGCCCACAGACGCGGAAGGTGGACGGCGCCGAGCGGTCCGGCCGTACCGGAGCTGATGAGCGGGACGACGCGAGTTCCGGACGCGGTGTTCATGACAGACGCCTCCTGGCGAGAAGTGTTCAAGCGTGGTTGAGGTGACGGGCGCGGCGCGAGGGAAAGGTGAGCTCGGCCACGCCGGACTTGTCGAGCGAGTCGCCCAGACCGAGCGCGACCAGGCGGTCGAACTGCGCTTTGGTCTGGGCCGCGAGCGGGAGATCGAGGTCGCGGTCGCGCGCCAGCGCGAGCGCGATGCCCGAGTCCTTGGCGGCATGCGCCGCCGAGAAATAGACGTCGTGCTCGCGATTTTGCATGTCCTCGCCGTCGGTCTCGAGGACGCGCGAGTTGGCGCCGGTTTGCGCGAAGATCTCGCGCAGCATCGCGAGGTCCAAGCCCAGCGCCTCACCCAGGCCGAGCCCCTCGGCCAGCCCCGCGGTGTTGATGTTCATGACCATGTTGACGAGCGCTTTGACTTGCGCGGCGCGGCCGGCTTCGCCGACGTAGCGCAAGCTCGAGCTCAGGTCGCGCAGCAGCGGCTGCAAACGGTCGAAGGCCTCGCGCCGTCCGCCGATCATCAGGTAGAGCGCGCCGTTGCGCGCCTGCGGGATCGAGCTGGCCATGCAGGCTTCGATGCTGCTCGCCCCGCGGGCCTCGGCGCGGCGCTGCACCTCGCCGTGGATGGCCGGCGTCACGGTCGCGCAGTTGACGAACGTCTTGCCGCGCGCGTCCGCGAGCAGCGAGTCGCCCGTCTCGGCGAAGATCTTCTGCATCGCGGCGTCGTCGGTGACGACGGTGATGACGACGTCGGCCCCGGCCGTCACGTCGGCCAGCGCGTCGACGGCCCGCGCCCCGGTCTCCTTGGCGACCTCCTTGGCCGCGTCGGGACGCACGTCGTAGACGGTGGCGATCGGGTACCCGAGATCGTGCAGGCGCAGCGCCATGTTGGCGCCCATCCGACCGGCCCCGACGAGGCCGATGCGAGGCTTCGTGTCCGCGTTCACGGTGGCAGTGGTGCTCCTATTGCGTGGCGACGTCGCTCGGTCGGTAGAGCCGAACGCCGTATTGGGCGAGGATGCCGGTCAGCTCCGCACTATGATTGGCGATCACCTGGTCGAGCCGCGCGGCCAGGGTGTGATCGTCGGGCCGCGTCGCCATCGACATCGGAAACGCGTACTGCTCGGGCGAGCCTTGCGAGCGCGCGTTGGGCACCGCCACGACCTCCAAGTTGGGACGGCTGCGCAGGAAATAGCCGATCGAGGGTTCCCAGGTCACCGCGACGTCGACGGTCCCGCGTTCGACCGCGTCGAGGATCTCGGCCGGCGAGGTCCCGTCCTCGTCCCCGATCTCGAACGGCGTGGCGTGCGTGATCAAGGTGCGCAGCTTGAGTCCGGTCTCCGCCGGCGTATCGGTCTCGAACCCGATGCGGAGCGAGCGCAGCTCCGGTGAGTCCATCGAGGTGATGTCATAGTGCTTCGCGCGCGGATAGACGAACACGTACGAGGAGACGTAGTAGGGGTGGGTGACGGCGAGCCCGTCGATCGCGTACGGCACGTCCATCAGGACGTCGCACTTGTGCGCGCGCAGCGTCTGGCGCAGGAACCCGTCGAAGCCGTTGGGGCCGCGTTCGGTCTGCCAGGTGAACCGCACCGGTTCGCCGAGCGCCTTGCCCACCGCGAGCGCGACGCGGTTCTCGAAGCCGCCGCCGCTGCGCGAGGAGAACGGCAGGTAGTTCGGATCGGCGCACACCCGCAGCACACCGGACCCGGCTCCGCTCGCGGCGCCGACCGGCGACGCCACGAGCGAGAGCGCGAGTGCGGCTGCGAGCAGCCCGATGCGCCTGATGCGTCCGCTCACAAGGAGAAGACGACCAGGTCGCCACCCAGGTTGGTGTAGCGGGAGAGGTCTTGGGCAGCGTTGACCGCACCCAGGCCCGCCGTCGGCTCCGCGAGCCCGGCCGCCAGACCGATGCCGGCCCAGCCGCCGACGCCCGACATGAGCGCGACGTACTGCTTGCCGTCGTGCATATAGGTGATCGGGTTGGCGATGATGCCCGAGGGCATCTTGAACTTCCACAGCAGGTTGCCGGTCTTGGTGTCGACCGCTTTGAACCAACCGTCCATCGTGCCGTAGAACGCGACGCCGCCGTTGG
This region includes:
- a CDS encoding MaoC family dehydratase gives rise to the protein MPRRYFEDYVPGSSAELGALTVDQDEIIEFARRYDPQPFHTDPEAAKATPYGGLIASGWHTSAMMMRMVVEHFVDGETSLGSPGLGPIRWLRPVRPGDVLRVRATVLEARRSQSKPDRGTITIEVDVVNQNDEVVMKVENWLAIIQTRPA
- a CDS encoding nitronate monooxygenase family protein, encoding MLSGALEPARLAVPVIGAPLFIISQPDLVIAQCTAGVVGAFPSLNARPAPLFSEWLSRIEEARAAHDAAHPERPSAPHAVNLIVHKSNDRLMHDLQVVVEHRVPVVITSLGARPEVNEAIHSYGGIVLHDVINDTFARKAIEKGADGLIAVAAGAGGHAGTWSPFALVQEIRAWFDGPLALSGAIANGRSVLAARAMGADLAYVGSAFIATAEAHAPAEYKDTIVASSAADIVYTNLFTGVHGNYLRASIERAGLDPDNLPLSDPSAMNFGSTREAKAWRDIWGSGQGIGVVDRVPTAAELVARLVREYDAALRALTATPVASG
- a CDS encoding cytochrome c — protein: MSQFSRAALVAALSSAALLTGALLRPSGSGAAPAAPALYTAGQAATGAAVYAGKCALCHGAALEGGAGPPLSGPNLTTLGTKTHLTVGDMFGYITTNMPFNDPGSLSHDQYVAALAYILKQNGYPAGSTALTWASANASKVLVRSYK
- a CDS encoding NAD(P)-dependent oxidoreductase, with protein sequence MNADTKPRIGLVGAGRMGANMALRLHDLGYPIATVYDVRPDAAKEVAKETGARAVDALADVTAGADVVITVVTDDAAMQKIFAETGDSLLADARGKTFVNCATVTPAIHGEVQRRAEARGASSIEACMASSIPQARNGALYLMIGGRREAFDRLQPLLRDLSSSLRYVGEAGRAAQVKALVNMVMNINTAGLAEGLGLGEALGLDLAMLREIFAQTGANSRVLETDGEDMQNREHDVYFSAAHAAKDSGIALALARDRDLDLPLAAQTKAQFDRLVALGLGDSLDKSGVAELTFPSRRARHLNHA
- a CDS encoding transporter substrate-binding domain-containing protein, which produces MSGRIRRIGLLAAALALSLVASPVGAASGAGSGVLRVCADPNYLPFSSRSGGGFENRVALAVGKALGEPVRFTWQTERGPNGFDGFLRQTLRAHKCDVLMDVPYAIDGLAVTHPYYVSSYVFVYPRAKHYDITSMDSPELRSLRIGFETDTPAETGLKLRTLITHATPFEIGDEDGTSPAEILDAVERGTVDVAVTWEPSIGYFLRSRPNLEVVAVPNARSQGSPEQYAFPMSMATRPDDHTLAARLDQVIANHSAELTGILAQYGVRLYRPSDVATQ